Below is a window of Actinomycetes bacterium DNA.
GGCCTCGCGCGCCGGCGTAGGTCAGTACTTCGGCCTGGCCGTCGGACCCCGCCAGGGGAAGCCGACCGTGTGCTTGTAGCAGTTGGGGCCGGGGTTGTACTGCGACAGGGGTTCCCCGCACTTGGGGCAGGCACGCCCCACCGGGAACGTCTTCTGCCCACCTCTGGTGGCGGCGGGCTGGGTCCGGACGCCCTGCACGGCGCGGCCCTTGGAAGCCATGTGATCCCATTCCTTTGTCCCCGCTGGCACGACGGATCCGAGACCGGGCCGCGGGCGCGCGCCATCCGGCGGCCCGACCGCTGTGCCGCGCCGCTCAGTGTCCCACTTGGCGCGCACGGAAGCAAAGCGTCTCCCGGCGGCGTTCCCGCAGCTCAGCGCGGCTCCTGGACGCGGCGGGCGCGGCCGGGCGGCGCCCGGTGGCAGGTGTGCCACCATGGGCTCACCTGGGTGAGCACGCGACGTCCGCAACACCGCCAAAGGCCAGAGCCGTCCGCGAGGGTGGGGCCCGCGCGAAACGAAAGGGTGCTTTCACATGCAACGTCCCGGGCCGTGGCGGCCCGGGTGGGCTTCAGGCTTCAGGTCGCCGAGGTCAGCTCGACTTGCACGTCACCGCCCGCCACCCCGCCGCCGATGCTCGCCTTGACCGGGCCCCGGTGGAGCTCGGTGGTGTCGGCCGGGTCGACCCCCTCGGGCACCTCCCAGCCGCCAGCGATCAGCGCGTCCACGAACAGCCGGACCTGGTTCTCCTGCCCGCTCCTGGGCACCCGGAAGTCACGGGCCACCGACACGCAGAACCGCCGGCAGAAGCGGTTGCCTTCGACGACCTCGCTCCCAGCCACCGACGCGTAGGGCACGCCGAGGTGGTCGAGCTCCGAGCGCAGCTCCACGACGGTCGGCCGGGCCGAGCCGATCAGCAGGCTGACCGCCCATGCGAGCACCACGCTGACCCCGAGCACCGCCAGCACCGCGGTGCGCAGCCGCTTCCGCGACCCCCGGCCGGCCCGGACGGCCACCACGGCCAAGGCCACCGCGGGACCGGCCAGGGCGGCGACCCAGACGATGAGCTGGCGGTGCGCCGTCCAGCTCAGGGCCAGCCAGCCGACCAGGAAGGCGACCACCGCGGTGGGCACGGCCAGCCCGACAGCCAGGGTGATGGCCGGGGCGGCGCTGACGTCGCCCTGGTCGGGCATGTCCCAGGCCAGGATCCGACGGTATGCCTCGTCCTTCGGGTCCACTGCAACCCCCGTTCCGCGGCTCCTGCTGGACCGGGCCAAGCATGCGCCCTCTGGTGGGTGGAACGAAAAGGGTTTTCGGCGGGAGCTTCCGGGCGACCGGGCCACCGGCCCGGCCGCACCGGCGCGCTACCCTGGCTGGCGATGCGGGTATCGTTCCTGGGCTCGGCCACCGACGCCGACGCCGACCGCTTCCTGCGGGTGCTCTCCGGCGCCGTGGCCGACTTGCGGGAGGGCGCCGTGGCCGACTTGCGAGAGGGCGCCGTGGCCGACTTGCGAGAGATGGTCGAGCTGGATGCCCAGGCGATCGAGCGGGAGGCCGACGATGACCACGCCGGAGGTGGTGGACTGCCTGGGGCTGGCCTGCCCGCTGCCGCTGGTCCTGCTGGCCAAGGCGGTGGCCGGGGTCGAGGTCGGCGCCCAGGTCGTGCTGCTCAGCGACGACCCGGGCGCGCTCGTCGACGTCCCCGTGTGGTGCCGGCTGAAGGACCAGGAGTTCCTCGGCCGCGAGGACCGTCCCGAAGGCGGCTGGACGTTCCGCGTCCGCCGCAGCAAGTAGCACGGCCAGGGAGAGCGAACTCCTCAGGCGGGCCATTGCGCAGGCGCTCGGGGGCCATGGGGCAGCGGCGGGATCGGCCCGCCGTGGCGCAGGCGCTCTTGGGGGGCCGTGGGGGGAGCGAACTCCCCCCACATCGAACGAGGACTCAGGAAAGCTATGCCGCCTGCGACCGCTTGAGACGCCCCAGGCCTAGTGGAAGCTTTCGCCGCAGGCGCAGGAGCCTTGGGCGTTGGGGTTGTCGATGGTGAAGCCCGACTTCTCGAGCGTGTCCAGGTAGTCGATGGACGCGCCGGAGAGGTAGGGGGCGCTCATGCGGTCGGTGACCACCTGCACGCCGTTGACCTCACCGCGGACGTCGCCGTCGAGCGAGCGGTCGTCGAAGAACAGCGCGTAGCGCAGGCCGGAGCAGCCACCGGGCTCGACCGCGACCCGCAACGCCAGGTCGTAGCGACCCTCCCGGGCGAGCAGGTCGCGGACCTTGGTGGCCGCATCCTGGGTCAGGTTCACGACCGACGTCGCCGACTCGGTGACCTCGGACATCCGTGCTCCTTTCACTCCGGCAGGGCCGGGAGATCGTGCCGTTGGCGTACCTGCCAAACATGATAGCGCCGATGGGCGGACGGCCCCAGGCGCGGTCAGCCCGCGTCCGGGCCGGTCGGGTCCAAGGTGACGTCGGCCAACCGGCCGCCGGTCACCCTGGCCAGCTCTCCGGCCGGGACCGGGAAGACGTGGCGCGGGGTGCCCGCCGCCGCCCAGACCGTGTCGAACCGCCCGAGATGGGGGTCGACCAGCACGTCGAGCTGGCGCGCGTGCCCGAACGGCGGGGTGCCGCCGATCGCGTACCCGGTCGCGGCCCGCACCTCTCCGGCGTCGGCCTTGCGTACCGTCACCGTGCCGGTCTCCTTGGCCACCTTGACGACGTCCACCTGGTTGGCGCCGCTGGTGAGCACCACCACGGGGGTGTTGTCGGCCACGAACACCAGTGACTTCACGATCTGGTCGACCGAGCAGCCGATGGCGCTGGCCGCGTCGGCGGCGGTCCGGGTGCCCTCGGGGAACTCACGCACGTCCATGGCCAGGCCGAGGCCCCGGCCGGCCTCGACGACGGCCGTGGCTGCTCTTGGCAGGGCGTTGGTCACGGTCTCGACCCTCCCTTCGGTCACGGTCTCGACCCTCTCTCTGGTCACGGTCTCGACCTTTCTTCGGTCATGGTCTCGACCCTCTCTCTGGTGGCTGGTTCGGGTGGTGCGGGGCGCGTCATCGTACCCGTGGCCAAGCTACCGGCTCGCGTCCCAGTGCGCCGCCTTCCGGGAGGATGTCAAGGCAGCGACGACCATGCCCGCCCGACCCGCTCGGCGAGGCGCTCGAGCAGTTCGGCGGCGTTCGCGATGCACCGCTCGACGTCGGGCTCGAGGCTGGTGAGCGCGTGGGCCTCCTCGAAGCCGGCCGCCCGCAGCTCCCGCTCGGCCACCTCCACCACGCCGCCGACGGCGACCACCGGCACGCCGTGCCCAGCCGCCGCCCTGGCCACCCCGAACGGGGCCTTGCCGCGCAGGCTCTGGGCGTCCACCTTGCCCTCGCCGGTGACGACGAGGTCGGCGCCGGCCACCGCGCCGGCGAAGCCGACCAGGTCGAGCACCAGCTCGATCCCGGGCCTGAGGGTGGCGCCGAGGAAGGCGATCGCGCCGGCTCCGAGACCGCCGGCGGCGCCCGCGCCGGGCGTGCCGGCCAGGTCCAGCCCGAGGTCGTCGGCGAGCACGCGCGCGTAGCGGCGCAGGGCGGAGTCGAGCAGGAGCACGTCGTCGGGGCCGGCACCTTTCTGGGGGCCGTAGACCGCGGCAGCCCCCTGCGGGCCGACCAGCGGGTTGTCGACGTCGGAGGCGACCGTCACGCCGACCTCGGCGATGCGCGGGTCGAGGCCGGTCGTGTCGATGCGGGCCAGCCGCAGCAGCGCGGCGCCGCCCGGGGGCAGTTCGTCGCCCTGGCCGTCGAGGAAGCGGGCGCCGAGCGCGCTGGCCATCCCGGTCCCGCCGTCGGTGGTGGCGCTGCCGCCGATGCCCAGCACGAGCTCGCGGCCGCCCCGGTCCAGGGCGGCCCGGATCAGCTCGCCGGTGCCGTAGGTGGTCGCCTCGC
It encodes the following:
- a CDS encoding sulfurtransferase TusA family protein, producing MTTPEVVDCLGLACPLPLVLLAKAVAGVEVGAQVVLLSDDPGALVDVPVWCRLKDQEFLGREDRPEGGWTFRVRRSK
- a CDS encoding iron-sulfur cluster assembly accessory protein yields the protein MSEVTESATSVVNLTQDAATKVRDLLAREGRYDLALRVAVEPGGCSGLRYALFFDDRSLDGDVRGEVNGVQVVTDRMSAPYLSGASIDYLDTLEKSGFTIDNPNAQGSCACGESFH
- a CDS encoding YbaK/EbsC family protein, translating into MTRERVETVTEGRVETVTNALPRAATAVVEAGRGLGLAMDVREFPEGTRTAADAASAIGCSVDQIVKSLVFVADNTPVVVLTSGANQVDVVKVAKETGTVTVRKADAGEVRAATGYAIGGTPPFGHARQLDVLVDPHLGRFDTVWAAAGTPRHVFPVPAGELARVTGGRLADVTLDPTGPDAG
- a CDS encoding glycerate kinase, which produces MRIVVAPDKFEGSLSADEAARAIEAGLLRARPDAEVVRLPVGDGGAGTLAAVVAAGFDRVPVRATGPTGELVEAAIAVQGGSAFVEMAEASGLRRLPGGRKAPREATTYGTGELIRAALDRGGRELVLGIGGSATTDGGTGMASALGARFLDGQGDELPPGGAALLRLARIDTTGLDPRIAEVGVTVASDVDNPLVGPQGAAAVYGPQKGAGPDDVLLLDSALRRYARVLADDLGLDLAGTPGAGAAGGLGAGAIAFLGATLRPGIELVLDLVGFAGAVAGADLVVTGEGKVDAQSLRGKAPFGVARAAAGHGVPVVAVGGVVEVAERELRAAGFEEAHALTSLEPDVERCIANAAELLERLAERVGRAWSSLP